One Candidatus Woesearchaeota archaeon DNA segment encodes these proteins:
- a CDS encoding DUF371 domain-containing protein: MFSFYCFGHRNISARHRNTIEFTREPELSAKGDCIVGVRADFDYERLKDFVNQNKARKIECEINAAGLKDVLSFYLNAEFSDREEIVIRKTDFKSPRTLGIKADKAAKDIKRELAEKIRDKNRKIKVIFTGHSHEKEDIKQERDKRHK; this comes from the coding sequence ATGTTTTCTTTTTACTGTTTCGGCCATAGAAACATCTCGGCCAGGCACAGGAATACTATAGAATTCACCAGGGAGCCTGAGCTAAGCGCTAAAGGAGACTGTATAGTGGGAGTCAGGGCTGACTTTGATTATGAAAGGCTCAAGGATTTTGTTAATCAGAATAAAGCCAGGAAAATCGAATGCGAGATAAATGCAGCAGGGCTGAAGGATGTGCTCAGTTTTTATCTTAATGCGGAATTTTCTGACAGGGAAGAAATAGTAATCAGGAAAACTGATTTCAAAAGCCCAAGGACACTGGGAATAAAAGCCGATAAGGCTGCAAAGGACATTAAAAGAGAGCTGGCTGAAAAGATTAGGGATAAAAACAGAAAAATAAAGGTTATTTTCACGGGGCATAGTCATGAAAAAGAAGACATTAAGCAAGAGAGAGATAAAAGACATAAATGA
- a CDS encoding DUF1947 domain-containing protein: MKKKTLSKREIKDINEKISKYGFQFGKKEFAELAEDEKHKFLKADKALFFYVDGEWVPSLKALLSGRVGLKKVTVDMGAVKFVVNGADIMRPGIVEIEDNISENEIVEIADVDNKKPLAVGRALFGSPEMKEKKEGKAVKNLHFIGDDIWQA; encoded by the coding sequence ATGAAAAAGAAGACATTAAGCAAGAGAGAGATAAAAGACATAAATGAAAAAATTTCAAAATATGGCTTCCAATTCGGAAAGAAGGAATTTGCTGAGCTGGCTGAGGATGAAAAGCATAAATTCCTTAAAGCGGATAAGGCGCTGTTTTTTTATGTTGACGGGGAATGGGTGCCTTCCCTGAAAGCTTTGCTTTCGGGCAGGGTAGGGCTGAAGAAAGTTACTGTTGACATGGGCGCAGTGAAATTTGTTGTCAACGGCGCTGATATAATGAGGCCTGGAATCGTGGAAATCGAGGATAATATTTCTGAGAATGAAATTGTTGAAATAGCTGATGTGGATAACAAAAAGCCCCTGGCTGTCGGCAGGGCGCTGTTCGGCTCCCCGGAAATGAAAGAAAAGAAGGAAGGCAAAGCTGTCAAGAACCTTCATTTTATCGGCGATGACATATGGCAAGCTTAA
- the infB gene encoding translation initiation factor IF-2 yields MATRSPICTVIGHVDHGKSSILDKIRGTAITSSEAGAITQAIGASIIPLEVIKKICGSLLQALKMEFTIPGLLFIDTPGHAAFTNLRKRGGNLADIAVLVIDIREGIKPQTIESIGILKQYKTPFIIAANKIDLLHGWKRNKESLIADIASQNPQAVQEIEAKLYNIVAKMSEYGLNAERFDRVEDYTKQVAIVPTSAQTGEGIAEMLMVIAGLAQKYLEQCLKCDVGGNAKGIIMEVKEEKGIGKSIDVIIHDGSLKVNDTIVIGGLNEPIVTKVRGLFEPAPLAEMRDKKSRFSPVKKVHAAIGVKIVAPDIDAAVAGMPVIKATPENIGQVKENVQQQVEEVIIETSRSGVVVKADSLGSLEALIKLLKKEGIEIRKANIGNITKKDISDAASNYESDPFTSAILGFNVKDISGLCDERVKIINSPVIYDIIDRYKEWLGQEKRKKEAEQLENLVQPCKLEILKGYVFRQSSPAIFGVEVVAGVLRSNTPLMSKSGNALSSVKSIQAEKEAVEKAGKKKQVAISLPNITFGRQVNEGDILYSDMPEEDFRKFKRLKDMLSEDQKMVLKEIAEIKRQQNIVWGV; encoded by the coding sequence ACGGAAAAAGTTCGATCCTGGATAAGATTAGGGGTACCGCTATAACAAGCTCTGAAGCCGGTGCAATAACCCAGGCCATAGGCGCATCGATAATCCCGCTGGAAGTGATAAAAAAAATCTGCGGCAGCCTGCTTCAGGCGCTGAAAATGGAGTTTACCATTCCCGGCTTGTTATTCATAGACACCCCTGGCCATGCAGCGTTCACTAACTTAAGGAAAAGGGGCGGCAACCTGGCAGACATAGCTGTCCTCGTCATAGACATAAGGGAGGGTATAAAGCCGCAGACAATCGAATCAATAGGGATTCTGAAGCAGTACAAGACCCCGTTCATAATCGCTGCAAATAAAATAGACCTGCTTCATGGCTGGAAAAGAAACAAAGAATCTCTTATCGCTGATATAGCTTCACAGAATCCGCAGGCTGTGCAGGAAATCGAGGCAAAGCTATACAATATAGTGGCAAAGATGTCTGAATACGGCCTGAATGCAGAAAGGTTTGACCGCGTGGAAGATTATACAAAACAGGTAGCAATAGTCCCCACAAGTGCACAAACAGGAGAGGGCATAGCAGAGATGCTGATGGTAATTGCAGGGTTAGCCCAGAAATATCTCGAGCAGTGCCTGAAATGCGACGTAGGGGGCAATGCAAAAGGGATAATCATGGAAGTCAAGGAAGAAAAAGGCATAGGCAAAAGCATAGACGTGATAATCCATGACGGCAGCCTGAAAGTCAACGACACTATTGTAATAGGAGGATTAAATGAGCCCATAGTTACTAAGGTGCGCGGCTTGTTTGAGCCGGCCCCTCTGGCAGAGATGCGCGATAAGAAGTCAAGGTTCAGTCCTGTGAAAAAGGTGCATGCAGCCATAGGAGTAAAAATTGTTGCTCCGGACATAGATGCAGCAGTAGCAGGCATGCCCGTGATAAAGGCAACACCGGAAAACATAGGGCAGGTAAAAGAAAATGTCCAGCAGCAGGTCGAAGAGGTAATAATCGAGACCAGCCGCAGCGGAGTTGTTGTCAAGGCAGATTCTCTAGGCAGCCTTGAAGCACTGATTAAGCTGCTCAAGAAAGAAGGCATAGAGATAAGGAAGGCAAATATAGGCAACATAACAAAAAAAGACATTTCAGACGCTGCATCAAACTACGAATCAGACCCTTTCACATCAGCAATACTCGGCTTTAATGTAAAAGATATCTCAGGATTGTGCGACGAGCGTGTTAAGATAATAAACTCGCCTGTAATCTATGATATCATCGACAGGTATAAGGAATGGCTCGGGCAGGAGAAAAGGAAAAAAGAGGCAGAGCAGCTGGAAAACCTCGTGCAGCCCTGCAAGCTCGAAATCCTGAAAGGGTATGTCTTCAGGCAGAGCAGCCCCGCTATCTTTGGCGTCGAGGTTGTGGCGGGCGTGCTAAGGTCAAACACACCCCTGATGTCCAAATCAGGAAATGCGCTTTCCTCCGTAAAAAGCATCCAGGCAGAAAAAGAGGCTGTAGAGAAAGCAGGGAAGAAAAAACAGGTGGCGATATCCCTGCCCAACATAACATTCGGCAGGCAGGTTAACGAGGGGGATATCCTCTATTCAGACATGCCCGAGGAGGATTTTCGTAAGTTCAAGCGGCTGAAAGACATGCTCTCAGAAGACCAGAAGATGGTTTTGAAGGAAATAGCGGAAATCAAGAGGCAGCAAAATATTGTATGGGGAGTATGA